One window from the genome of bacterium encodes:
- a CDS encoding universal stress protein — protein sequence MFRRILCPTDFSEPSRKAIELARSLAVQFGAELRIMHCVEPVTIHGPTIDMGAPSSAFDVAGYQDLILKQAEESLRALGAELSSRELEVSIHLARGKPGEEIAAHAEDFGADLVIIATHGESGWRRFLFGSVAEKVMRTARCPVLTVHEDGGGASVRPPGPAAER from the coding sequence ATGTTCCGTCGCATTCTCTGTCCCACCGATTTCAGCGAACCGTCGCGCAAGGCGATCGAACTCGCCCGCTCGCTCGCGGTGCAGTTCGGCGCGGAACTGCGGATCATGCACTGCGTCGAACCGGTCACGATACACGGCCCGACCATCGACATGGGCGCGCCTTCGAGCGCATTCGACGTGGCCGGCTACCAGGACCTGATACTGAAGCAGGCCGAGGAATCCCTGCGGGCCCTGGGCGCGGAGCTGTCATCGCGCGAACTCGAGGTGTCGATCCACCTCGCCCGCGGCAAGCCGGGCGAAGAGATCGCCGCCCACGCCGAGGATTTCGGCGCCGATCTCGTGATCATCGCCACGCACGGCGAGTCCGGCTGGCGCCGGTTCCTGTTCGGGTCGGTCGCCGAGAAGGTCATGCGCACCGCCCGCTGCCCCGTCCTCACCGTGCACGAGGACGGCGGCGGCGCCTCGGTACGGCCGCCCGGCCCCGCCGCCGAGCGTTGA
- a CDS encoding MATE family efflux transporter — MTDGNPRDHLLSDDHLGRLLARLSVPAMVGMAVMGLYNVVDTIFVGRGVGALAIAGIAVAFPIQILVMSIGQMLGVGAASVISRSLGAGRPERAQVALGNMLFAVTVLSVLITAVGYLRLDELLRLFGATDTILPHAREYMEILLAGTLLHAFAMASNNVIRAEGQARVAMISMLIGAVVNIALDPVFIFGLGWGLAGAAWATVIAKVLAALYVFGYFRSGRTPLSLALRHWRPLRGMMGEIVAIGSSSFVRMAASSVLAVVMNHTLAIHGGDMAIAAFGVINRLLIFMITPLIGLAQGLQPIVGFNHGAGRFDKARRAVRLALASSTAIATAGAALMLAFPTTILGIFSRDRELLAIGVGAVRVVVLTFPLVGIQMVGATLFQAIGRALPALVLSLSRQFIFLLPLLLILPRPWGLNGIWISFPVADLAAVALTLALMVPQLRRFGAARRPA; from the coding sequence ATGACCGACGGCAATCCCCGCGACCACCTCCTCTCCGACGACCATCTCGGCCGCCTGCTGGCGCGCCTGTCGGTGCCGGCCATGGTCGGCATGGCGGTGATGGGACTCTACAACGTGGTGGACACGATCTTCGTGGGCCGCGGCGTGGGCGCGCTGGCCATCGCCGGCATCGCCGTGGCGTTCCCCATCCAGATCCTGGTGATGTCCATCGGCCAGATGCTGGGCGTGGGCGCGGCGTCGGTCATCTCGCGCAGCCTGGGGGCGGGCCGCCCGGAGCGGGCGCAGGTTGCGCTGGGCAACATGCTCTTCGCGGTGACGGTGCTCTCCGTCCTGATCACGGCGGTCGGTTATCTCCGGCTCGATGAACTGCTGCGGCTCTTCGGCGCCACCGACACCATCCTCCCCCATGCCCGCGAGTACATGGAGATCCTGCTCGCCGGCACGCTGCTGCACGCTTTCGCCATGGCCAGCAACAACGTCATCCGCGCCGAGGGACAGGCGCGCGTCGCAATGATCAGCATGCTCATCGGGGCCGTGGTGAACATCGCCCTGGACCCGGTGTTCATCTTCGGTCTGGGTTGGGGACTGGCGGGCGCGGCCTGGGCCACCGTGATCGCCAAGGTGCTGGCGGCGCTGTACGTGTTCGGCTACTTCCGCTCGGGCCGCACGCCGCTGTCGCTCGCGCTGCGGCACTGGCGCCCCCTGCGCGGGATGATGGGGGAGATCGTCGCCATCGGCTCCTCGTCCTTCGTGCGTATGGCGGCGTCCAGCGTGCTGGCGGTGGTCATGAACCACACCCTCGCGATCCACGGCGGCGACATGGCCATCGCCGCCTTCGGCGTGATCAATCGCCTGCTGATCTTCATGATCACCCCGCTGATCGGCCTGGCCCAGGGGCTGCAGCCGATCGTGGGCTTCAACCACGGGGCCGGGCGTTTCGACAAGGCGCGGCGCGCGGTGAGGCTGGCGCTCGCCTCGTCCACCGCGATCGCGACGGCCGGCGCGGCGCTGATGCTCGCCTTCCCGACGACGATCCTGGGGATCTTCAGCCGCGACCGCGAGCTGCTGGCGATCGGCGTCGGCGCCGTGCGGGTCGTCGTGCTGACCTTCCCCCTGGTGGGCATTCAGATGGTCGGCGCGACCCTGTTCCAGGCCATCGGCCGCGCCCTGCCCGCGCTGGTGCTCAGCCTGTCGCGGCAGTTCATCTTCCTGCTGCCGCTGCTGCTGATCCTGCCGCGGCCGTGGGGGCTGAACGGGATCTGGATCTCGTTCCCCGTGGCCGACCTGGCGGCCGTGGCGCTCACGCTGGCGTTGATGGTGCCGCAACTGCGACGCTTCGGCGCGGCACGCCGACCCGCCTAG
- a CDS encoding superoxide dismutase [Fe] (SodB; iron binding; present under aerobic and anaerobic conditions; destroys free radicals), translating to MTFALPDLPYARSALEPHISAETLEYHYGKHHAAYVANLNKLVPGTEFEDKSLDEIVKTAPPGGIFNNAAQVWNHSFYWRCMSPDGGGAPGGALADAVNAAFGSFAKFKETFSTSAATNFGSGWTWLVKNADGGLEILNTSNAGSALTSGLTPLLVIDVWEHAYYVDTRNARPKYVENWWNLVNWDFATRNFAG from the coding sequence ATGACCTTCGCATTGCCCGATCTGCCGTACGCCCGGAGCGCGCTGGAGCCCCACATCTCCGCCGAGACGCTGGAGTATCATTACGGCAAGCACCACGCCGCCTACGTGGCCAATCTCAACAAGCTGGTTCCCGGCACCGAATTCGAGGACAAGTCGCTCGATGAGATCGTCAAGACGGCCCCGCCCGGCGGCATCTTCAACAACGCGGCCCAGGTCTGGAACCACAGCTTCTACTGGCGCTGCATGAGCCCAGACGGCGGCGGCGCGCCCGGCGGCGCGCTGGCGGACGCCGTCAACGCGGCTTTCGGCTCCTTTGCCAAGTTCAAGGAGACGTTCTCCACCTCCGCGGCCACCAACTTCGGGTCCGGCTGGACCTGGCTGGTGAAGAACGCCGACGGCGGCCTGGAGATCCTCAACACCAGCAACGCCGGCTCGGCCCTGACCAGCGGCCTGACGCCGCTGCTGGTCATCGACGTCTGGGAGCACGCCTACTACGTTGACACGCGCAACGCGCGCCCAAAGTACGTCGAGAACTGGTGGAACCTGGTGAACTGGGACTTCGCGACCAGGAACTTCGCCGGCTAG
- a CDS encoding ferritin-like domain-containing protein — translation MANEGYHEPVTELSAETRDMHRAIVSLMEELEAVDWYNQRVDACSDSELGAILAHNRDEEKEHASMILEWIRRRDPAFDRELRDYVFTDKPIAHG, via the coding sequence ATGGCGAACGAGGGTTACCACGAGCCGGTCACGGAACTGTCCGCCGAGACGCGGGACATGCACCGCGCGATCGTCTCCCTGATGGAGGAGCTGGAAGCCGTCGACTGGTACAACCAGCGCGTCGACGCCTGCAGCGACAGCGAGCTGGGCGCGATCCTCGCCCACAACCGGGACGAGGAGAAGGAGCACGCGTCCATGATCCTGGAGTGGATCCGCCGCCGGGACCCGGCCTTCGACAGGGAGCTGCGCGACTACGTCTTCACGGACAAGCCGATCGCGCACGGCTAG